Part of the Ziziphus jujuba cultivar Dongzao chromosome 8, ASM3175591v1 genome is shown below.
caattagaattttatttaagcaCATTATGTACCTTACATATTGATATGGAAAAATGTTCTGATTCAGCATGTTAGCATATAAAATTACATTCACGCTTCAATAACTTTCTAAATTCAACTCTAGTTTGAAAACTGTTTACTCAAAGGTATTACCAcagaaatgaaaatataaaaagcatTTAGAATCTTAAGGTGAagtgagaaaataaaattttaaagtctCTAATTAATGCTTTGGCAAACAAAAAGTTTAAAGAATGAAAGACACACACAAGAGACTTAGCAGTCAAGAGTAAAGTTATTCTGCATGTCAATTTCTCATCATTGTTGTTCAAGTCCAGAGATAGCCTAGGAATAATATCCATCTTATTTAGTGACAGAGGTTTATCCTGTTTCAGCATTAGATGGTGTAAAGTATATTTCAGCCCTCAAGAAGCCTTGTCCTCACAtcttgattttccttttttcttttcaaagctCCAGCCTTTCATCTTATGACATTACATAGACGTCCTTGTATGTATCTTCTTACTTGCTGTCTCAATGTCCAAGCATTTCTTGCACGGTGTATCCCAACATTCTTacttctcaattttatttaaagttcatgGGCTAGACCTACATGATATGAATGCGTTGTTTATAGTTtagaatttaaacaatataatccTACATTGACAGATTCAATGCAACATTTTCCCAAAAGCAAGATACCGATTCATTGATGTTTGACACTAACGcacatattattttcatttgttacaGATTCAGTTGGTGAATATATAGCTCAGGGAGCAtcatccccttttttttttttttttttttttctatcagaTCCCATATTTAGTCAAAAGAATTTCAATGAAATATATCACTTGCATATATTGCAGCTTTGGAGGGGAATGAAGCTGTGTAACGGTTAGCTTCATTGCAGTTTGGGGACATCTCATAACTTATTGTGTTCTTCTATTCTTCGCATTTTACATGTCCTGTTTTAATATCCCTCTATTCAGTACTCTCTCTTCTCTCATTTATTTCTCATATTCTCTTTATTTATGTTCTTCTCGCCAGTTCATATAGACTAAACTAGATTCACATATTCCTTTTGAACTTTTGCTTTGTTAAGCCTACAGTAGAGTATAATAACTGCAACAACCTAGAGAAAGACTTGTGTCCACATTGTCTTATTGGTTATTGGCCTGTTTGATTGTTATGCAGCACGAGGAAGGGCATGTCAAATTACACCAGGGGTTAGTCAGTAGTTTTCATCCGGATCATCATACCAGGGGAAGATCACGCATAAGTTGGGGATAGTGCTATTGGGTTTCCTCAAAGACATGTACTAGCAGATTAATTAAATCAGGGTATGAAGCTAATCCTTTATCAATTGATCACAACATTACCATCTAAATCTGATCTTTGCTTGCAGTTGAGTTTGACTTACAATTTTGTTGATACTGGTTTTGTTAACTCTTTTACTATGTTTAAGTGATAAATTTGAGTTCTCAATATATTGGGGTTTACAAAGCATAGGCAGATTTCACTTCTTTTACTATGTTAAGTAATAAATTTGAGTTCTCTATATATTGGGGTTGGTTTAGTTGCAATTTCAGTTATCAATAATTATACTGTTCATGAATTTTTGCATCTATCTCCTGTTattcaaatatccaaaatttctaagCTATTTGTTCTTCTCTTTGCAGGGTCattagggggaaaaaacaaaaaaataaaataaaatgacataTCAGTAGTGTACAAAACTCAGAATCTGAAAATTTCCTCCCAGATGCAGATTGACCGTAGTTGTTTGATTTTTCAGTTTCCTATCAGTGTTTGAACTATGTAAATATAGATTATAAATgcatataaattttctttcttgcGAATAGAAATTTGACAAAATCATATTCTTGCATTCGATTCAAAGAAAGTAATGAATCTTATAACCCACATACAATTATTATGTAATAATCTGTCAACATCTTGAGCATATACAGTAAAAAACTTAAACCAAATTACAAAAACAGAGTTAAACATATCCTTTACAATGGACGCCTGCACAGAGGACAGGAATTTTGATTCTCCAGCCACTTAACAATGCAGTTTTGGTGGTAAAGATGTTTACAACCAAAACGGATTAACTCAGTTCCAGCAGTGAACTTCTCCAAGCAGATACAGCAACCACCCAGCTCTCCATTGTCACCATTCTCTGCAACCACTCTTTCATGGGTAGTCATCCTCAATCTATCAACAGTCTGAGTCTGAGTTCTTGAACCTGTTGAATCCGATGACGATGGCAATCTGCTGGGCGCCTGATCAATTATCAACTGATCATCAATGAACTGAAAGTTGCGATGATCATCACCATGTGGCATATTACCGTTGGAAACCAAATCAGGATCAACGACCAGTTCTGATGATCTAACAACTAGATCCACTTGAGCATCCAAGGAAAACAGCCCTGTCTGCAGCAAAGCCGCGGCTAAGACATTAGAAGCGAGACGATCAGTGGAGGAGTGTGGGAGGCGAAACCCAGAAACTTGAGAGAGAAAGTTATTGATGTGGTTGCGGAAGATGGGACGTTGTCGAAGGAGATGGTTGGGCAAGAAGAGAGACGTGTGGAGTTGGGGAGCAAGAGGGTAGGAAGAAACTTGAACAACAAGGCCTCCGGGGGTGGTTCGAAGCTCTCGTCTCAAAGTCTGGTTCAGAGAGACGTTGAGGAATATTCCACTCGAAGGCAGCTCAGTCGACCAAGGCAGAGAGCGGCTTTGGGACACTTCCACACTAATCGccattcatataattttgattaaatccAATGCAGAAAACCAACTTTTTGCAAAA
Proteins encoded:
- the LOC132805077 gene encoding uncharacterized protein LOC132805077, which produces MAISVEVSQSRSLPWSTELPSSGIFLNVSLNQTLRRELRTTPGGLVVQVSSYPLAPQLHTSLFLPNHLLRQRPIFRNHINNFLSQVSGFRLPHSSTDRLASNVLAAALLQTGLFSLDAQVDLVVRSSELVVDPDLVSNGNMPHGDDHRNFQFIDDQLIIDQAPSRLPSSSDSTGSRTQTQTVDRLRMTTHERVVAENGDNGELGGCCICLEKFTAGTELIRFGCKHLYHQNCIVKWLENQNSCPLCRRPL